The window TGCATGTCTTCTTCGATTGTGCTGCAATACCCGAAACTCGTATACATGCTGATAGCCGCATCAAAACCTTCAGGGCGTACAAATTTACGCAAGTCTCCCTGAATAAGCTCTATGTCGACGCCCTCGTCTTGAGCCGAATCCATAGCAGCATTTAAAAATGGTCGGATTAAGTCGATGCCCGTAACCTTAGCCTTTCTTATTGCAAGCTCGATGGCAATCCTTCCCGGTCCGCAGCCCGCATCCAAGATTGAAATCCCTGCATTATCCACAGGAACGCCTATTATCCTCAAAATAGATTCCGCAACGGTAGGAGCCTCAGCCCACCTCTGCGTATCAAACATAATCGGGGCATATTCAGCCCAAAAAGTTTCGTTTTCAAACCAATCTGCAAGTTTTTCCATTATCGTGCCACCACCTCAGTTTTAAGTTTATTTAGTGCGGTTTTTCCGCAAATAGCTTCTACAATTGCAAAGGCAAATTCTTCCGCAGCTCCTGCTGCGCAGGCCGTTATTATATTTCCGTCCCTGATGACACGCTCTCCGGCCTTGGGTTTTGTACTCAAATCCTGTCCCATACCGGGGTAGCAGGTATAGTTTTTTCCTTCTAAAAGACCCCAAGAACCCAGGGCAAGAGCCGGAGCCGCGCAGATTGCAGCGACGATTCCCCCGCCTGCAAGGGTCTTTTTTGCAAATTCTCTGACAGCCTCTGAGCCGGCAAGAGTGCTGCTGTTAGGAAGGCCGCCGGGAAGGATGACGGCAATTAAATCGCCATCCTTTTGCAAGGCTTCTTCCAACACAATATCACAGGTTATAGGAACCTTGTGAGAAGAAACTATAGTCTTCCCACCGACGCCGACAGTAATTAAATCTATTCCGGCCCTTCTCAAATAATCTATGGGCGTAAGGGCTTCAACATCTTCAAATCCGTTTGCTAAAAATAAAAAAGCTTTTTTCATTAATTCCTCCAATTTTACAAGACAACCAAGTTGTGAACAACTAGATAAGATTATTCTAATATGATATAATCATAACATGAAACAAGTTTTATTGATAGGGATAGCCCCCACTTTACGATATTATATTACAAAAAAATTACAAGAAGTCGGCATTTATGTTATTTATGCCGAAACAGTTATAGAAGCCATGAATATTATGAAGCAGCAGCCTGTCATGCTCATAATAATAGATTATAGTTTTAGCAGAGACGCCCTATTTAATTTTTTTGCCGAAAAACAAAAAACGCCTACTCTTGCAGGAATACCGTCGATAGTATTGGGAAGAAAAATAGCCAAAGTTGACATAGCTTTATTAGCCTCATACGGAGTAAAAAAGGTAATTTCAAAACCCGTAAAAGTTGACGAACTTTTATTCTCAATAGGAATAATTTTAGGAACAACATTTCCCATGGATCCCACACCCTGCATCTTAGAAACGCGGGTAAATGAAGATGTCATATTTATAGAATTGGCGCAAGGTTTAAACAGAGATAAACTTGAGCTTCTTCAATTTAGAATAATAGAATTAATTGAATCCTACAAACTCGCCGAAGCTAAAATTTTAATTATATTGACCGATTTAAATTTAACCTATGCCGATACGGCTAACCTGGAATATTTGATAGATAATATCCTAGCCGTAAAAGTAGTGTCTCCTAAAAATGTAAAACTCCTTACCCTCAATCAATTTGTAACAGACTTCTTTTCGCAAAACCCCGACTATAAGATGATTGAAGTTGTAGGAAGCCTTGGGCAAGCCCTTTCGGCTCTTTTACAAACAACTGAAGATAAGATAGCAGTAACTCAAACAATGCTGAATCCCGACAATGAGCAAAATGAAAACGCAAGCAACCTTGAAACCCGGTTTAAACTGGACACGGCCGAAAAACTATCTATAGCTGTAATAGATGATGATTTGGTGGTCCGCAAAATGATGACTGCTATTTTTTCGGGATTAAATGCCGAAGTAACTCTATTTGAAAACGGAGAAGATTTTTTAAACAAAGTAGAAAATGATGTTTATGATGTTGTGTTCCTTGATATGATTATGCCGGGTATGAGCGGCATAGATGTTTTAAACGGAGCAAAAAAGAAGGGAATCACAACTCCATTTGTTATTCTATCTTCCGTCACTCAAAGGGATTCCGTTATCAAAGCTCTGGAAAAGGGTGCTAAAAGATACATATTAAAACCAATAAAAAAAGAAACGGTTTTGCGCAAAATGGAGGAAGTTTTGGGTGCATCTCTTTAATAAAAGTATTTTAAATTTTAAACTTGGAAAGTATTTAACCGAGTCAAACATAGCGTATATAATTTTTTCTCCGGATTATGTCCCGCTTTTTTGGAGTCCTGAAGCGGAAAGACTTTTACCCGACTACCTGATTAAAAACACAAAAATACGATTACAGGATTATTTAAAAACAGTGCTGTTGGAAGAGGACTATATTAGGCTGTCCGCATTTATAAAAAGCAATCCAAAAACAGCGGCTTTTGAAGCTAAATTTGACAAACCCTCAAGCCTTTCGGATAAGACAGCTTTAAAGTTCAGCTTTACTCAACAAGATGATAATAATTTTTTTGTAACCATTGATGACATTACCAAACAAAAATTAAAAGAACGGTTTTTGATAATCGCAAGACAAGATGCCGAAAAGGCAAACAGTATGCGAAGCCTTTTTTTGGCAAATGTAAGCCATGAAATAAGAACGCCTATCCAAACAATAATAGGCATGATGGAGCTCATAAACGAAACAAACCTTGATGAAGAGCAGAGCGAATATACCCGTCAGGTAAATTTTAGTGCTGAAGTTTTACTCACACTTGTAAACGACGTTTTGGATTTTTCAAAACTTGAAAGCGGGAATATGACAATGGAAAGGACGGTTTTTAACTTGACCGATTCAGTTGAACAAACCGTAGATTTAATTTCGATGGAAGCTCATAAAAAAGGATTGGAAATTGTTGTAGATATAAGCGACAAAATTCCCGACTTTATATACGGAGATCCGGCAAGGCTGCAGCAGGTTCTTTTAAACTTTGTAAAAAATGCAGTTAAGTTTACCGAAACAGGCTATGTCTCGGTTTCGGTCAAACTGGTTTTTGAAAATAACTCTGATGATCCCTATGCGGCTAAACATTTCTTTATTCTTTTTGAAGTTGCAGATACGGGAATAGGAGTCAACAACGAACAAAAATCAAAAATATTCAATTCCTTTTATCAGGGGAATGCTGCAATAAACAGAAAATACGGGGGAACAGGCCTAGGGCTTGCAATTTCTAAAAATATTATAACTATGATGAAGGGTCAAATAGGAATAAAAGACAATATTCCCAGAGGATCGGTTTTTTGGTTTAAGATTCCTTTAGTCCCTTCAAAGAAAAAAGCTCCTCATGAAAGTATCTTATTGGATAAGAGTACCAGATTTTTAATCGTCGATGATAATATGCAAACCAGAACTATTTTAAAGAGAATGCTTTTAAAATTCGGCTTTGAAGATATAGCCTTGGTCAGCTCCGGAGAGCAGGCAATAGGAGTTATGAAAACAGCCGCCGAACATAAAAACCCCTTCAATGTGGTATTCATAGATATGGTTATGCCTAAGATGGACGGATGGCGCCTCGGAGCCGAAATTCACAATGACGATAGTCTTTCAGCCTCAAAACTATTTTTGATGATTCCTGAAGGCAGCCTCGGAAGGGATGCCAAGATGAAACTTTTAGAGTGGTTCGACGGCTATCTTTATAAGCCCTTAAAATCAAGAATAGTCTTTCATCTGCTAAACGAACTCTATCGTAAATTAGCAATAGCCTTAGAAAAAGATGACATTCCGGAATTGGAGCCGGTTGAAGCAGGAGGCCAAGGTCAACAAAATGGAAATGTACATAATTTCAATGAAGATAACTTTTTCGGCTGTAAGGTTTTAGTTGTAGACGATCATCCCGTAAACCAAAAATTATTAAAAATTATCTTGGAAAAAGCTCACTGTATTGTAAGCACGGCAAATGACGGAGAAGAAGCTATCGATACGGCATCAAGCGAACACTTTGATATTATATTTATGGACATACAGATGCCCGGTATAAACGGATATGAGGCTACACAAATTTTGAGGGGAAAGGGATATTCAAGACCCATCATCGCATGTACTGCAGGATCTCAAGACAATGAAAGAAACCTATGTAAATCTATGGGATTAAACGATATAATAAAAAAGCCCTTTAACAAAAAACAGCTTTTTGAAATGGTAAAAAAACATTATAAAAAGTAAGAGAGCTAAGTCAAATTCTCCCCGATTGACAAAAGCCCCCTTAATGCTTATCTTTTACATCTATGGCAAAAAAGAGCACCAAAACAGGAAAAACAACTAAACCGGTAAAAAAAACCGGAAAAAAAAGAAGAAAAAAGTCAAAAATTAACTATACCGGAGCTATAGCCGGTTTTTTGGCAGTCTGTATAATAATGCTCGCAGTATTTTTGTTTATAATTCCTTCGGTAAAAAATAAAGATGAAACAACGAATAAAACGCAAATTGCCAAGGAACAAGAAAAAATAGAAGAAGAAAAGCCTAAAACTACCGAAAAGCCGCCTATAGAAAGCAAGGCTAAAGATAAGCGTACCGAAAAAACTAAGGAAGCTGAAACGCAGGCCTCAAAAAATCTGCCTAAAGAAGCTGCAAAAAAGACTTTACATGATAAGCCTAAAGAAAGCGAAAAGGCGGGCAGAGAAAACAAGGCAAAAAAGCCTGAAAATCCCATAATCACGGGTAAGCCTAAACCTCAAGAACAAGAGCCTGACGTTTCGGCCTACCCTATTCAGGACCTGCCTGAGCTTCCCTCAAAGGGAAAACTTATTTTTGTGTTTGACGATGCAGGACACAACCTTGAACAGTTACAGTATTTTTTGGATTTACCCTTTCCCTGTACCATAGCCGTTTTGCCTAAGCTGCCTAACTCAAGAGAAACGGCAAGAAGAATAAGGGCTGCCGGAAAGGAACTCATCCTTCATCAGCCTATGCAGGCATTAAACCCCAATATTAATCCGGGAGATGGAGCCGTTAAACCCGGCATGGACCGTGAAGAGATAAAAAAAATCGTAGCTTCAAATGTGGAAGAAATTGGGCCCATAGCCGGAATGAATAACCACGAGGGCTCTCTTATTACATCGGATGAAAAAGCTATGGAGGCAGTGCTTGAATTGTGCAGGGAAAAAAACATATACTTTTTGGATTCCCGCACCAGCTCAAAAAGCGTTGTTCCTCAAGTTGCAAAAAAACTGAATATGAATATTTGGGAAAGAGCTGTCTTTCTTGATAATAAAAAAGATAAGGCCTATATGAAAAAACAAATTATAGAAGGCTTGGAAATTGCCTCACAAAGAGGTGAAGCGATTATGATAGGCCATGTGTTTACCGTAGATCTTGCAATCCTTTTAAAAGAAATGTACTCCGATTTAACACAAGAAGGATATACATTTTCTACAATTTCAAAATCAAAAGGGAAATAAAATGAAGATATTAGGAATAGAAAGTTCTTGCGATGAAACTGCGGCGGCAGTCGTCGAGGACGGAAATAAAATTTTAAGCAATATTGTTGCAACACAAATTCCGTTCCACAAAATGTATAACGGCGTCGTTCCCGAAATAGCAAGCCGAAAACATACCGAATGGATTTTGCCCGTTGTTAAACAAGCCTTGGCTGAAGCCGGTCTGAGCCTTAAAGAAATAGACGGCATCGCTGCCACCGGAAGGCCGGGACTCATGGGTTCCCTTTTAGTGGGGCTTACCTTTGCAAAAACTCTTGCATGGTCTTCAAATAAACCCTTTATTGCCGTAAATCACATGCTGGGACATCTATATGCAAGCCATCTGGAAAATGATATCCCCTACCCATATCTGGGGCTTTTAGTTTCAGGCGGGCACTCGATTATCTGCAAGGTAAATAATTTTGACGACATCGAAGTCCTCGGCACCACAATAGATGATGCTCCGGGGGAAGCCTTTGACAAGGTTGCCAAGTTTTATAATCTGGGATACCCGGGAGGAGCCGTAATCGACAAACTCGCCAAAAGCGGAAATCCCAAGGCGGCTAACTTCCCCATGCCTATAATCCACAAGGAAGGGCATAAGTACGATGTTTCCTATTCGGGATTAAAAACCGCCGTCATAAATCAGATAGACCAATTTTGGAATAAGGACTTTGAAAAAACACCCGAGAACATTGCAGCCGCATTCCAAACAAGGGCGGTAAAAATTTTGCTCAGGCCTCTTTTGGATGCTTCGATAGATACGGGCTTAAAAACGATAGTAGCAGGCGGAGGAGTTGCGGCCAATTCTCTGTTGAGGGAAAAACTTGCCGAGCACAAGGAATTAAAGTGCATATTTCCCTCGCTTAAATTCTGTACGGATAATGCGGCGATGATTGCAGGCCTCGGTTATCATTACCTAAAACGCGGAGACAGAACGCCCTTTACCGTCGAAGCCTCCGCCCGAGTTGAAGGCTTCAGCAAAAAAGGCAGGCAATAGGTAATTGATAAAAATCCTATTAGATTTTTATCAATTACCGACGAGTTTTTCATAAGTATTTCAATACTTATGAAAAACATCGCAAAGTTAATAGTAAGGAAAATATTATGGATACGATGGAAAAATTTTATTCGGATGCAAGCCGGCTTGTAGAAAAGTCGCATGCGAACCAACTTGCAGAAAAGCTAAATAAGGACGGAGACACAGCAGCTTTTGACGCCCGCCTGACGGAAATCTTTTGCAAAGCGGTTTCGCTTTACGATAAGCAGGCCCAAGTTTTGGCAAACGATTTTGCCGACTATTGGCTTTCGGCCTATTCGGAAGGCAGACAAAAAAAAGAAGATGCAGTTGAATGGTTCTATCAAATATTTTCTCTTATTGCAGGCAATTTTGAAAAAGACATGGACTTTCCGCAAGAAGACTGGGAGCAGATAAATCTAATTATTTCTTCCGAGGCTGAAAGTTTGGACATGGACCTTTTAAATTCGATAATGACGGTAATTGTCGAGCGCAAAAAAATATAAGAAAATCCGTAAAAAAACAGCCCAATGGACGGCTAATAAATGCTTTCTTTTGAAGATTTTAGTTTTAAAGAATACGACTCATGCACTCTATGCCCGAAAAATTGCAAGGTAAACCGCAACAAGGGCGAAAAAGGCTTTTGCCGAGAAACAAGAGATTTACGCCTTGCATGGGCAGGCCTCCACTTCGGGGAAGAGCCTCCAATCACGGGAGCCGGAGGCTCGGGCACAATCTTTGTTACGGGCTGCAACCTTCGCTGTTCCTTTTGCCAAAACTATCAGATATCCCAAGAAGGCATGGGAAGGGCTGTAAACCTTGAAGAATTCGTAAACTTGTGTTTTGTTCTCGAAAAAGAAGGGGCCGAAAACATAAACATCGTTACAGGCAGCCATGCAATCCCAGCAATAGCCCTCAGCCTAAAAGAAGCAAAAGACCGAGGCTTAAAAATTCCTGTTGTCTGGAATTCTTCTGCCTATGAAACCGAAGAAGCTATAAGCCTCCTTTCGGACTGTGTTGACGGCTGGCTTCCCGACTTAAAAACCTTAAATCCGCAAATTTCTTCTCAAGTTTTTTACGCACCCGATTATCCCGAAACGGCAACAAGGGCAATCCTAAAAATGGCCGGCCTTTCTCCCTTAAAAATCTGTATGGAGAATAAAAAAAAATATCCTTTAGGAAAACTTTACTCAGGCGTCATAGTCCGCCACCTTGCCCTCCCCTCCCGCATTGCGGACTCGAAGGCTGTTCTAAGATGGTTTGCAAAAAACTTAAGAGGCAGGGCTCTTATTTCGGTGATGACCCAGTACACACCGGTTAAAAGAACGTCCGGCATAAAAAACTATTCTCTTTTTGAAAACCGGATGCTAAACCTAAAAGAAGACGAAACTTTAAAAGACCTCCTTTCAAGCTTAAAAATAGATGAGGGCTTTTACCAAGAGCTTGTCGCCTCCGATGACTGGCTCCCCGATTTTAACCGGGTACAAACCTTTTCATCGGAACTTTCAAAACCTTTGTGGCATTGGAAGCAAATTTCTTAAATTATCGTAAATTTACCTAAAAAGCGGCGGACTCATATTGACAAATTCGGAGTTTTACAGGATAATCGGCTATAGTAGATTTTAAAAAGGAGATATCATGAAAATACAAAAGAAATTATTTATTTTTGCAGTTCTTTTAATGACTGCATCATTGGTTTTTGCCCAAATATCGATGACATCATATAGTACTCAAAACCTTTTCGGTACTGATGTTGACGATTTTATGAATGTAAATGAATGGCAAAATGTACAGCCTAAAAATATCTTCGGATTTTTAGGCTACGGAAAGACCGGTAAAGGCTCAATAAACCTAGGTCTTGCCCACCAGTTTAAACCATTCTATTTAGGTACCTACTTTGAGGGTCAATTAAACGGCTGGGAAAAAAAGAAAGAAGCGAACGGCAATATTACGACTTATAT of the Treponema denticola ATCC 35405 genome contains:
- a CDS encoding class I SAM-dependent methyltransferase; this encodes MEKLADWFENETFWAEYAPIMFDTQRWAEAPTVAESILRIIGVPVDNAGISILDAGCGPGRIAIELAIRKAKVTGIDLIRPFLNAAMDSAQDEGVDIELIQGDLRKFVRPEGFDAAISMYTSFGYCSTIEEDMQILKNIAQSIKPNGWFILEMTGREIAVRDFTEGEWFERAGFTVLTEYSVEGAWEGLRSRWILYDEQGRKADHTYVQRLYSAVELKRLMLAAGFSSVEIYGDFDFSPYNEKARTMVLIARK
- a CDS encoding DJ-1 family glyoxalase III encodes the protein MKKAFLFLANGFEDVEALTPIDYLRRAGIDLITVGVGGKTIVSSHKVPITCDIVLEEALQKDGDLIAVILPGGLPNSSTLAGSEAVREFAKKTLAGGGIVAAICAAPALALGSWGLLEGKNYTCYPGMGQDLSTKPKAGERVIRDGNIITACAAGAAEEFAFAIVEAICGKTALNKLKTEVVAR
- a CDS encoding response regulator; translated protein: MKQVLLIGIAPTLRYYITKKLQEVGIYVIYAETVIEAMNIMKQQPVMLIIIDYSFSRDALFNFFAEKQKTPTLAGIPSIVLGRKIAKVDIALLASYGVKKVISKPVKVDELLFSIGIILGTTFPMDPTPCILETRVNEDVIFIELAQGLNRDKLELLQFRIIELIESYKLAEAKILIILTDLNLTYADTANLEYLIDNILAVKVVSPKNVKLLTLNQFVTDFFSQNPDYKMIEVVGSLGQALSALLQTTEDKIAVTQTMLNPDNEQNENASNLETRFKLDTAEKLSIAVIDDDLVVRKMMTAIFSGLNAEVTLFENGEDFLNKVENDVYDVVFLDMIMPGMSGIDVLNGAKKKGITTPFVILSSVTQRDSVIKALEKGAKRYILKPIKKETVLRKMEEVLGASL
- a CDS encoding response regulator, which gives rise to MHLFNKSILNFKLGKYLTESNIAYIIFSPDYVPLFWSPEAERLLPDYLIKNTKIRLQDYLKTVLLEEDYIRLSAFIKSNPKTAAFEAKFDKPSSLSDKTALKFSFTQQDDNNFFVTIDDITKQKLKERFLIIARQDAEKANSMRSLFLANVSHEIRTPIQTIIGMMELINETNLDEEQSEYTRQVNFSAEVLLTLVNDVLDFSKLESGNMTMERTVFNLTDSVEQTVDLISMEAHKKGLEIVVDISDKIPDFIYGDPARLQQVLLNFVKNAVKFTETGYVSVSVKLVFENNSDDPYAAKHFFILFEVADTGIGVNNEQKSKIFNSFYQGNAAINRKYGGTGLGLAISKNIITMMKGQIGIKDNIPRGSVFWFKIPLVPSKKKAPHESILLDKSTRFLIVDDNMQTRTILKRMLLKFGFEDIALVSSGEQAIGVMKTAAEHKNPFNVVFIDMVMPKMDGWRLGAEIHNDDSLSASKLFLMIPEGSLGRDAKMKLLEWFDGYLYKPLKSRIVFHLLNELYRKLAIALEKDDIPELEPVEAGGQGQQNGNVHNFNEDNFFGCKVLVVDDHPVNQKLLKIILEKAHCIVSTANDGEEAIDTASSEHFDIIFMDIQMPGINGYEATQILRGKGYSRPIIACTAGSQDNERNLCKSMGLNDIIKKPFNKKQLFEMVKKHYKK
- a CDS encoding divergent polysaccharide deacetylase family protein → MAKKSTKTGKTTKPVKKTGKKRRKKSKINYTGAIAGFLAVCIIMLAVFLFIIPSVKNKDETTNKTQIAKEQEKIEEEKPKTTEKPPIESKAKDKRTEKTKEAETQASKNLPKEAAKKTLHDKPKESEKAGRENKAKKPENPIITGKPKPQEQEPDVSAYPIQDLPELPSKGKLIFVFDDAGHNLEQLQYFLDLPFPCTIAVLPKLPNSRETARRIRAAGKELILHQPMQALNPNINPGDGAVKPGMDREEIKKIVASNVEEIGPIAGMNNHEGSLITSDEKAMEAVLELCREKNIYFLDSRTSSKSVVPQVAKKLNMNIWERAVFLDNKKDKAYMKKQIIEGLEIASQRGEAIMIGHVFTVDLAILLKEMYSDLTQEGYTFSTISKSKGK
- the tsaD gene encoding tRNA (adenosine(37)-N6)-threonylcarbamoyltransferase complex transferase subunit TsaD, which gives rise to MKILGIESSCDETAAAVVEDGNKILSNIVATQIPFHKMYNGVVPEIASRKHTEWILPVVKQALAEAGLSLKEIDGIAATGRPGLMGSLLVGLTFAKTLAWSSNKPFIAVNHMLGHLYASHLENDIPYPYLGLLVSGGHSIICKVNNFDDIEVLGTTIDDAPGEAFDKVAKFYNLGYPGGAVIDKLAKSGNPKAANFPMPIIHKEGHKYDVSYSGLKTAVINQIDQFWNKDFEKTPENIAAAFQTRAVKILLRPLLDASIDTGLKTIVAGGGVAANSLLREKLAEHKELKCIFPSLKFCTDNAAMIAGLGYHYLKRGDRTPFTVEASARVEGFSKKGRQ
- a CDS encoding radical SAM protein; protein product: MLSFEDFSFKEYDSCTLCPKNCKVNRNKGEKGFCRETRDLRLAWAGLHFGEEPPITGAGGSGTIFVTGCNLRCSFCQNYQISQEGMGRAVNLEEFVNLCFVLEKEGAENINIVTGSHAIPAIALSLKEAKDRGLKIPVVWNSSAYETEEAISLLSDCVDGWLPDLKTLNPQISSQVFYAPDYPETATRAILKMAGLSPLKICMENKKKYPLGKLYSGVIVRHLALPSRIADSKAVLRWFAKNLRGRALISVMTQYTPVKRTSGIKNYSLFENRMLNLKEDETLKDLLSSLKIDEGFYQELVASDDWLPDFNRVQTFSSELSKPLWHWKQIS